AGTGAACAGAATTCGGTGAATTACTGCATGGGATAGAGTGATGGGCTGAAAGGAAACACAAACATCTGCACAGAGATACAAACCAAGTTCTTGGAAGGATGGATTTGTTTTGAGGCCAGCAAAGCAATTCTGAATGCCTGGAGGCCTGGAAAATTAAGAGTTAAGTGAATGAATGGAAATGGATGAAGTAGATGGGGCAGTATTATGGAGGTATTATTTTCTCCCGAATTTGCCTGGAATAATTCTCCTCCTCCTAGGTAGAGCATTCATTCTTCATACTTAACATTTGTGTATAATGTGTTTTTTCCTGAGAGGCAAGTCAGACAAGTGTAAAACAGTTCTGGCCAATTTAATTGACTATAACACCATAAGCTTCTTCCCAGTAGAATTACATCAATTCAGTTTAAATCAACATCAATTTATTGAAACTTTGCCACATGTAAGAGTAACTGAAAAGAGCGGTTGCAATGGTGACAAAGGTAGGCCCTGAGCTTCTGGTTACTTACTTTCATTTGCAACCCCTTGACCTGCTGCTAGCCTCTTCAAAGCAGACTTCATATCCTGGTTCCTGAGAGTATAAATAAGGGGGTTCAGTAAGGGAGTGACAACAGTGTAAAACACAGCCACTGCTCCATCCAGTGAACTCTTGGAGCCAGGCCTGAGATGGATGAAAATACAGGGGACATAGTAGACTGTGACCACAGTCAGGTGGGAGCCACATGTGGAGAAGGCCCTGCGCCGCCCATTGGCAGTGCGTATCTTCAGGATAGCATGGACTATTTTGGCATAGGAGAGCAGAATTAACATAAAGCAGCTGGTGGCCACTACTCCAATGTCCACAAAGATTACAAGCTTGTTGACAGTAGTGTCAGCACAAGCCAGTCTCAACACTGCTGGGATGTCACAGAAAAAGTAATCCACCTGGTTGGGCCCACAGTAGGGAAGGCGGAAGGTCAGGGTGGCCTGGATCGACCCATGGATGGAGCCAGCCACCCAAGCTCCAGCCACAAGGATTGCGCATAACCTTCCATTAATGAGCACAGGGTAGTGCAGGGGCTGGCATATTGCCAGGTACCTGTCATAGGCCATTAAGGTGTAAAGGAAGCACTGGGTGCTACCCAGGAAATGAAAGGCATATAGTTGAGCCACACAGCCACGAAATGGCATAGCCTTGCTGGCAGGAGTGAAGTTTAGAGTAATGCGAGGGACGATGACTGATGAGAGCCACATGTCCAGGAATGACAGCATGCCCAGAAGGATGTACATGGGGCGCACATGGAGCTTTGGGTTGGCCCAAACGGTGAGCAGAATGAGCAGGTTCCCCAGCTGAGTCAGAATGTAAATGATGAAGAAGACCaggaagaggaagatcctcagatTTGGGGGGTGAGACAAGCCCAGGAGAATGAAATCAGTCACCAGCGTGTCCAGGGACATGTTGTTGGTCTTGCTCATGCCTTCCTGTGTGTGCTAAGATGAATGATAAAATCAGACAAGAGAAACATAGCCCAGTGAGgtcgtgtcttagttatctagtgttgctctaacagaaatataacaaatggatggctttaacagaaatttattttatcacaattTAGGatgttagaagtctgaattcagagtgccagcttgaggggaagtctttctgtctctcttggctctggaggaagatccttgcctcttcagtttctgctttctagttccttggagatctccatgtgccttggcatctgtattactccatctctctctctgcttgcttgtttaatctctttatatttcaaaagagattgactcaagatacaccctacactattgcttcctcattaacataacaaaaacagccTATTCCCAAATGTGATTATAACTGCAGGCAtataggttaggatttacaacacatattttggggaatatCACTCAATGCATAACACGTGGTAAAAGGATGTTTTTGTCTGATGACCAGAGCCTAAGATGTAAATAGAGGACTTCTATATTTTAAGTAGAGAAAGCATTTGCTATCAATCACCTTGGCAAGACAAGTTCTCAGAGGCTGGTTAGTTTCTTAAATGTCCTGAAATGCTCCTTCTGTGGAAgacactacatacaatgttggaAGTCAAGGAACAGGGTTGTGTCTCACTGATAGTGTAAGTGCATATGATGAGTCTGTGCCCCAAAGGGGACTACAGAGAAGTGGATTTTGGTGGTAAGGAGCAGTGTGGAATAATTATTCTGCAATTATCATCCCTATTGTTGGTCTCTGGCTTAATATCTCTGAAATGTTTCTTTTCACTACCTACAAGAACCTTTGAGATATGGACCTTGAATACCTTGATAGTGTTCTTTCATTTAGTTTCCTCCTTTCTTCTGGACATATATGTATCCTGATTCATACAGTTAATGTCTCCTCATTCTTCAGGATCCACTTTGGTGGTCACCTCCCTTGGGAAGAGTTTTCCTCCTCTAGAGCACAGTCTTTTGGGACACAAGAGCTTATATTATGAAAGGCGGTTGCAGTATAGTATGATAGGAGCAATTTACTTAAATGTTTTTTTATTGGTTTCTTATAGTATCACAGGCATTAGCGAACTgcaatgaactggtattggccattttgaatcaggcaatcatatgctctactatgccaggaatgacaaagaggaaCAGCATTGTATTCATCACTaaagagaacattttaagatctatcctgaaatacaatgcagtCAGTGATCGGATAagacccatacacctacaaggaagaccagttaatatgactattactcgaatttatgcatcaaccgctaatgccaaagatgaagaaattgaagatttttgccaacttacacagtctgaaattgatcaaacatgcaataaaaatGCATTGAAAGTTATTGGTGATTGCAATATGAAAGacgaaaacaaagaagaaagactagtagttggaaaatatagccttgttgatagaaacaatgctggagattgcatgatagaactttgcaagaccaatgactttttcattgcaagtaccttttctcaacaacataaacggcgtaCACTTGGATCTTGCTGAATGGATTAtacgggaatcaaatcaactacatctgtggaatatcatcagtcggaacaaggccaggg
The window above is part of the Loxodonta africana isolate mLoxAfr1 chromosome 10, mLoxAfr1.hap2, whole genome shotgun sequence genome. Proteins encoded here:
- the LOC100668119 gene encoding olfactory receptor 10G2-like — encoded protein: MSKTNNMSLDTLVTDFILLGLSHPPNLRIFLFLVFFIIYILTQLGNLLILLTVWANPKLHVRPMYILLGMLSFLDMWLSSVIVPRITLNFTPASKAMPFRGCVAQLYAFHFLGSTQCFLYTLMAYDRYLAICQPLHYPVLINGRLCAILVAGAWVAGSIHGSIQATLTFRLPYCGPNQVDYFFCDIPAVLRLACADTTVNKLVIFVDIGVVATSCFMLILLSYAKIVHAILKIRTANGRRRAFSTCGSHLTVVTVYYVPCIFIHLRPGSKSSLDGAVAVFYTVVTPLLNPLIYTLRNQDMKSALKRLAAGQGVANESK